One genomic region from Anopheles bellator chromosome 2, idAnoBellAS_SP24_06.2, whole genome shotgun sequence encodes:
- the LOC131207273 gene encoding upstream stimulatory factor 2-like encodes MSAPGGQLTTATPLPRTLLGSFLVFKKNNDNVKQSRSGNGVRGVQRSSDCNGDTNLNRKQQRDDRRRANHNEIERRRRDKINNWIHELNKIIPAEHMNSPSSETQHKQNGGGGGGGGGGGGGGGQGDNLSKGGILAKACEYITRLKDTSDKLTECLAEKDQILLENLQLKESINQLLTENKRLQSQLQYALETNVKLES; translated from the exons ATGAGCGCACCAGGCGGTCAGCTAACGACCGCAACGCCGCTACCCAGAACCCTGCTTG GCTCGTTTCTAGTGTTTAAGAAGAACAACGACAACGTCAAGCAGTCCCGCTCCGGCAACGGTGTCCGAGGGGTGCAACGATCGTCGGACTGCAACGGTGACACGAACCTGAACCGAAAG CAACAGCGCGATGACCGGCGGAGGGCGAACCACAACGAGATCGAGAGACGGCGGAGGGACAAGATCAACAACTGGATCCACGAGCTCAACAAAATCATCCCCGCCGAGCACATGAACAGCCCGTCGTCCGAGACCCAACACAAGCAGaacggaggcggcggtggcggtggcggcggcggcggtggcggaggcggccAGGGCGATAACCTGTCGAAGGGCGGCATCCTGGCGAAAGCGTGCGAGTACATCACGCGGCTAAAAGATACCAGCGACAAGCTGACCGAGTGCCTTGCCGAGAAGGATCAGATACTGCTGGAGAACCTGCAGCTGAAGGAGAGCATCAACCAGCTGCTGACGGAGAACAAGCGGCTCCAGTCGCAGCTGCAGTACGCCCTGGAGACGAACGTCAAGCTGGAGTCGTAG